One Candidatus Limnocylindrales bacterium genomic window, ATCGGAACTTACCAAGTCTGGCCTGGGCGCCCAGGGGGAGTCGAATCAAGGTCAACCAGGCTTCTTCCAGGCCGACTTCACTTTCATCTCCTAAAAGGTTTTCTCCGGAGAAGAACACATCGGCTCGAGCATAAGGATCTATCGAGGCTTGAAATCCAAGTTCGACCTCTTTCACGGTGAATCGATTTCGAAGTATGTCTGACTCTGCTCCCGGCCCTTCTCCGTTAAAAGTTCTATTTCCGACGAAATTAACCTCTACCCGTATATCCGGGTTGAGGGATTGAAGAAATCCCATTCGCTGCTGGGAAGGTTGCGGAGGAGGTGGTTGAAGTGGTCCGGTATTGGGGATTTGTAGCCCACCCTCGGATGACCGGGAGGGTTGCTGAGGAAGCGGTTGTTGTAGTAAAGGAACCGATTGCGATTCTGGAGTTTGGGGTGAAGGGGTTTCTGCGATAGCTCTGCGTAAAGGTAAAAGCAAACTGAGTCCAAGGGAAACGAGAACCAGGGACATTCTCAAGCGTCCCGGCAAATCTTTGAAAAGATTAAAACCGGTTATTAAGATAAGAATACCCACCGAGGTGGCAACAATAGCGGAACCTGACGGGAGATCGAAAATAACAGACAGATACAAACCCAGGATAGTGGCCAGGGCACCGAAAAGGATGGCCAATGCAAAGATCCACTTAATCTTGTTGGTGGTAAGTCGGGCCGTAATAGCGGGAATAACCAAAAAAGCAGACACGATGAGGATTCCCGCAGATTTAATAGAAAACGCAATAGTTATACCCAGGGTTATATATAGTAACAGATCCCAAAAACCTGCCGGAATCTTCTGGGCCCGGGCCATTTCATAATCAAAGGAGACCAGGATAAACTCTTTATAAAAGAGATAGTGGATTAAACCTATTCCAAAGGTTATGAATATTAAAAGTACAATTTCTGCCTTTGGAACCGTCAGTATATTTCCAAAAAGGAAACTTAGGGCACGAGCCTCTCCGACGGGATTTTTGGCTACAAATAAAACTCCTAAAGCAGAGGCACAGACATAGCTTACCCCAATGATTCCTTCCATTGGAATCTTTTTTCGAAAAGGAATAAGCGAAAAGAGAGTTATCCCCAGGATACTAAACAAAAGAGAAAAAAGGATTGGGCTAAAACCGAGTAAAAGGGCCAAGGCTACTCCTGCCGAAGAAATCTGGGCCAGGGCAGCCCCGACAAACACAATACGTTTAAGAACCACATAAACCCCTAGATAGGAGCAAAGTCCTGCGACAAGGAGACCTGCAATAATAGCATTTCTAAAAAAAGGTTGTTGGAGATATTCTAGTATGATCATTTTGTTAATATGACTTTGGTTCCATCTACCTCCCGAACCGATACCTTGATTTGATAAACTTTACTCAAGATCTCATCCGAGAGAATTTCATCGGTACGTCCGGTTACAATACCTTGATGAATAAGGGCTATTTTTTCGGCGTAATTGGCAACTAAGTTAAGGTTATGCGAGGCCATGATAATATTCAAACCGTCTTGCTCATGA contains:
- a CDS encoding metal ABC transporter permease, whose product is MIILEYLQQPFFRNAIIAGLLVAGLCSYLGVYVVLKRIVFVGAALAQISSAGVALALLLGFSPILFSLLFSILGITLFSLIPFRKKIPMEGIIGVSYVCASALGVLFVAKNPVGEARALSFLFGNILTVPKAEIVLLIFITFGIGLIHYLFYKEFILVSFDYEMARAQKIPAGFWDLLLYITLGITIAFSIKSAGILIVSAFLVIPAITARLTTNKIKWIFALAILFGALATILGLYLSVIFDLPSGSAIVATSVGILILITGFNLFKDLPGRLRMSLVLVSLGLSLLLPLRRAIAETPSPQTPESQSVPLLQQPLPQQPSRSSEGGLQIPNTGPLQPPPPQPSQQRMGFLQSLNPDIRVEVNFVGNRTFNGEGPGAESDILRNRFTVKEVELGFQASIDPYARADVFFSGENLLGDESEVGLEEAWLTLIRLPLGAQARLGKFR